ATTGATAATTGTGataaatgcattaaaaatgATCTTTTACCTTAAGGTAAAGGGGATCAAGGAATGCAAAATCCAGGAGGGCAGTTGGATAGACCTGTCACCTTTAACTTTTTGGAAAGGTAAGTGCAGATGGTGTGTACCAGGTTTTTGGGACAGTTGTGATATGTATCAGCTGTATATTAATGTAATCAACCAAAAGACCACATAATAAGAAACAAAATTTGCCACACATGCTAAACAAAGACAGATCTGACCTTTAAAGTAGTACAGATGAAAGAGCCACTGTAGAAAACTACCATGCTATGTCACCCAATACCATACAAAGTCATTCTTCATCTTTTGGTAGCTCCAAAAATCTTAGGCTGAGGATTTACAATGGTTAATTCAGAACTACAGTTTCACATTGTTATTTTAGTTTTGCCTTACAGTATATAAATGGATCTAACCACGCCACTTCTCTTTTCTCATAGCATGCTTCCTAAAGTTGTGAAGAGGCGAGTGCATGCCTTGAAAAGGTTACAGGTGCAATGTGCTAACATAGAAGCTAAATTCTACGAGGAGGTCCATGAGCTAGAGAGGAAGTATGCTGCCCTTTATCAACCACTCTTTGATAAGGTACAGTGTCTTATGTTTTTATGATGAAACATTGTTTTCTCACTACTCTCGACGTGTAGAATTTCCTCTACATGTTTTATATTGATGCAAACAGAGTGAATGCTATGCAAAGGACAACAAGAAAGCAAGTCAGTTATGTCTTTTTTCTGCACTAATGGGTGTTCAAGTATGTCTCCCTGGTCTGACCTGAGGTCAGTGAGGTCACAGCCCTGGTGCTAAATTGAAAACTGCTACAACGAGTAGTCGACTGTTCTTTGTCAGTCAAGGCTATTTCCAGAGAGAGTGACAAGAAGTCTGCCATTCTTAATCACAGTGGAGAGTGGCAGCTGTAATCCCACTGCACCTGTTTACACTTTGTGCATATCGGGTGTTGATATCAGTGAGCAAGCTGAAAATAAGTTAACCTTACCAAATGAATGTCTTACTATATAGAAATAACTCACACCAGTCTACAAACCTCTGTTTAAATACATTGCATTGCAATAAACAGTGTGTTTCACGTATGTCACAGAGACGAGACATTGTCACAGGAACAGTCGAACCCACAGATGAGGAGTGTGAGTGGCACAGTGAtcgagaggaagaggaagaattAGCTGTAAGTACTACGTTAGACATCTTTCTCATTGAGACTTTTCAAAAGTTTAAATTGCTTTATGTAATTGTTTACATTGCCCTGCTCACTGtacaggaggaggtgaaggaaaAAGCTGCTATTGAGGATGCAAAGAAAGAGGAGGCCAAGCCAGAGGAAGATCCAAAGGGCATCCCTGAGTTCTGGCTCACCATATTTAAGCGAGTGGACATGCTCAGTGACATGCTACAGGTACATTTTAATGATTCACTTCATTTTTAAACAATTCTGAGGCTTTCCTGACATGACTGTTGATCTTCTAGGAACATGATGAACCCATCTTAAAGCACCTGAGAGATATTCAAGTCAAGTTTTCTGAGCCAGGACAACCAATGGTCAGTGTTGGCACGGGGTAATATGAtgacaaacacaatgcatgCCAGGTCTTGAGTCACATTATCTTTTTCGGTCTTTGACAGAGTTTCACATTAGAGTTCCACTTCGAGCCGAATGGTTAC
This window of the Parambassis ranga chromosome 6, fParRan2.1, whole genome shotgun sequence genome carries:
- the nap1l4a gene encoding nucleosome assembly protein 1-like 4a isoform X2 produces the protein MDANKGKGDQGMQNPGGQLDRPVTFNFLESMLPKVVKRRVHALKRLQVQCANIEAKFYEEVHELERKYAALYQPLFDKRRDIVTGTVEPTDEECEWHSDREEEEELAVSTTLDIFLIETFQKFKLLYVIVYIALLTVQEEVKEKAAIEDAKKEEAKPEEDPKGIPEFWLTIFKRVDMLSDMLQEHDEPILKHLRDIQVKFSEPGQPMSFTLEFHFEPNGYFNNAVLTKVYKMKSEPDASDPFSFEGPEIIDCEGCQIDWHKGKDVTVKTIKKKQKHKGRGTVRTVTKQVPNDSFFNFFNPVKASPDGELDEDSEFTLATDFEIGHFFRERIVPRAVLYFTGEALEDDESFEEEELEEGDEEEQDEEGDEDDDDGDFDPKA
- the nap1l4a gene encoding nucleosome assembly protein 1-like 4a isoform X3, which produces MDANKGKGDQGMQNPGGQLDRPVTFNFLESMLPKVVKRRVHALKRLQVQCANIEAKFYEEVHELERKYAALYQPLFDKRRDIVTGTVEPTDEECEWHSDREEEEELAEEVKEKAAIEDAKKEEAKPEEDPKGIPEFWLTIFKRVDMLSDMLQEHDEPILKHLRDIQVKFSEPGQPMSFTLEFHFEPNGYFNNAVLTKVYKMKSEPDASDPFSFEGPEIIDCEGCQIDWHKGKDVTVKTIKKKQKHKGRGTVRTVTKQVPNDSFFNFFNPVKASPDGELDEDSEFTLATDFEIGHFFRERIVPRAVLYFTGEALEDDESFEEEELEEGDEEEQDEEGDEDDDDGDFDPKKEQPQPAECKQQ
- the nap1l4a gene encoding nucleosome assembly protein 1-like 4a isoform X1, giving the protein MDANKGKGDQGMQNPGGQLDRPVTFNFLESMLPKVVKRRVHALKRLQVQCANIEAKFYEEVHELERKYAALYQPLFDKRRDIVTGTVEPTDEECEWHSDREEEEELAVSTTLDIFLIETFQKFKLLYVIVYIALLTVQEEVKEKAAIEDAKKEEAKPEEDPKGIPEFWLTIFKRVDMLSDMLQEHDEPILKHLRDIQVKFSEPGQPMSFTLEFHFEPNGYFNNAVLTKVYKMKSEPDASDPFSFEGPEIIDCEGCQIDWHKGKDVTVKTIKKKQKHKGRGTVRTVTKQVPNDSFFNFFNPVKASPDGELDEDSEFTLATDFEIGHFFRERIVPRAVLYFTGEALEDDESFEEEELEEGDEEEQDEEGDEDDDDGDFDPKKEQPQPAECKQQ